The Gimibacter soli genome includes a region encoding these proteins:
- the cydB gene encoding cytochrome d ubiquinol oxidase subunit II, producing the protein MIDLPLLWALLIATAILIYVILDGFDLGIGILFPFLETDEDRDTAMNSVAPVWDGNETWLVLGGGGLFATFPLAYAVLMPALYVPVILMLLGLIFRGVAFEFRWKSRGHRKAWDHSFTIGSMVASFCQGIALGAFVQGIAVEGRAYAGGWWDWLTPFSLLTGLALVIGYALLGATWLVMKTEGRLGLKAVRYARVTMIGTVMFIALISLATLSLDPRFMAAWTAWPAILYVAPVPFAVALLAFYLWRSLGRAMDHRPFLATIGLFVLSFVGLGISLFPYIVPMEITIWEAAAPDKSLSFLMVGTAFLLPLILGYTGYAYWVFRGKMKPGEGYH; encoded by the coding sequence ATGATTGATCTGCCGCTTCTCTGGGCGCTCCTTATCGCCACCGCGATCCTGATCTATGTGATCCTTGATGGCTTCGATCTCGGCATCGGTATCCTTTTCCCCTTCCTTGAAACGGATGAGGACCGCGACACCGCCATGAACAGCGTGGCCCCCGTGTGGGACGGCAACGAAACATGGCTGGTGCTTGGTGGCGGCGGACTTTTTGCCACCTTCCCGCTCGCCTATGCCGTGCTGATGCCGGCCCTTTATGTGCCGGTAATCCTGATGTTGCTTGGCCTCATTTTCCGAGGTGTGGCGTTCGAGTTCCGCTGGAAAAGCCGGGGCCACCGCAAGGCATGGGACCATTCCTTCACTATCGGCTCGATGGTCGCAAGCTTCTGCCAGGGCATCGCGCTTGGCGCCTTTGTGCAGGGGATCGCCGTCGAGGGCCGCGCCTATGCCGGCGGCTGGTGGGACTGGCTGACCCCCTTCAGCCTGCTGACCGGTCTCGCCCTCGTCATCGGCTATGCGCTCCTTGGCGCCACATGGCTGGTGATGAAAACCGAAGGCCGGCTGGGGCTCAAAGCCGTGCGCTATGCCCGCGTCACCATGATCGGCACCGTGATGTTTATCGCGCTCATCAGCCTCGCGACCCTGTCGCTTGACCCCCGCTTCATGGCGGCATGGACGGCGTGGCCCGCCATCCTTTATGTGGCGCCGGTGCCCTTTGCCGTGGCCCTGCTCGCCTTCTATCTCTGGCGGTCGCTTGGTCGCGCGATGGACCATCGGCCGTTCCTCGCCACCATCGGGCTTTTCGTGCTTTCCTTCGTCGGGCTCGGGATCAGCCTTTTCCCCTATATCGTGCCGATGGAAATCACCATCTGGGAGGCAGCGGCCCCCGACAAAAGCCTCAGCTTCCTGATGGTCGGCACCGCCTTCCTGTTGCCGCTGATCCTCGGCTACACGGGCTATGCCTACTGGGTGTTCCGCGGCAAGATGAAGCCTGGGGAAGGCTATCACTGA
- a CDS encoding TIGR00645 family protein, with protein sequence MTDQPAAHPAPLKPLRPLPMLIFSSRWLQLPLYIGLIAAQCVYVFLFLKELVHLVSHATTFSEQQIMLVVLGLIDVVMISNLLVMVIVGGYETFVSRLGLQGHPDQPEWLSHVNAGVLKVKLAMAIIGISSIHLLRTFIEASSIGLENARITSEAVMWQTIIHSVFILSAVGIAYVDRMTQVKHPPR encoded by the coding sequence ATGACCGACCAGCCTGCCGCCCATCCCGCCCCCCTGAAGCCGCTGCGCCCCCTGCCGATGCTGATCTTCAGCTCGCGCTGGCTGCAGCTCCCGCTTTATATCGGCCTCATTGCGGCGCAGTGTGTGTATGTCTTTCTGTTCCTCAAGGAACTGGTCCATCTCGTCAGCCACGCCACCACTTTCTCGGAGCAGCAGATCATGCTCGTGGTGCTGGGCCTCATTGACGTGGTGATGATCTCGAACCTTCTCGTGATGGTCATTGTTGGCGGCTATGAAACCTTTGTCTCCCGCCTTGGTCTGCAAGGGCACCCCGACCAGCCGGAATGGCTGAGCCATGTGAATGCCGGTGTCCTGAAGGTGAAACTCGCGATGGCGATCATTGGCATATCGTCGATCCATCTTCTGCGGACCTTCATCGAGGCCTCGTCGATCGGGCTTGAAAATGCCCGCATCACCAGCGAGGCGGTGATGTGGCAGACGATCATCCACAGCGTCTTCATCCTGTCTGCCGTCGGGATCGCCTATGTGGACCGGATGACCCAGGTCAAGCACCCGCCTCGCTGA
- a CDS encoding DoxX family protein, with the protein MTPQKDTPNLAVTYTRLFTRIPADLVQLTLRLGLAGIFWVSARTKVTGLMTISDSTYYLFEEEYQLPVIPADIAAPLATYAEHALPVLLLLGLATRVSALGLFVMALVIQLFVYPSAFLSTHLGWFALALAIMAYGPGRLSLDHLIARRAKRD; encoded by the coding sequence ATGACCCCTCAAAAAGACACCCCTAATCTGGCAGTCACCTACACGCGCCTCTTCACCCGCATCCCGGCCGATCTCGTTCAACTGACGCTGCGGCTGGGGCTTGCCGGTATTTTCTGGGTATCGGCCCGCACCAAGGTGACAGGCCTGATGACGATCAGCGACAGCACCTATTATCTGTTTGAAGAAGAATATCAGCTGCCTGTCATCCCTGCTGATATCGCCGCACCGCTCGCAACCTATGCCGAGCATGCCTTGCCGGTCCTGCTGCTTCTGGGGCTTGCGACCCGTGTTTCCGCGCTCGGCCTTTTCGTGATGGCGCTGGTGATCCAGCTCTTCGTCTATCCCTCGGCATTCCTCTCCACGCACCTTGGCTGGTTCGCGCTGGCACTGGCGATCATGGCCTACGGCCCGGGACGTTTGTCGCTTGACCATCTGATTGCGCGCCGGGCCAAGCGGGACTGA
- a CDS encoding SDR family NAD(P)-dependent oxidoreductase gives MNKKEFPVRAQRIALITGGSRGLGRNTAVNLAAKGTDVIFTYHSNKAEADSAVRAIEALGRKAVALQLDVGATASFKAFAAQVKEALQANWNTGQFDHLVNNAGAGHHASFAETTEEAFDQLSNTHFKGTFFLTQTLLPLIADGGRIINISSGLARFSMPGYAAYAAMKGAIEVLTRYLAKELGPRGIAVNTVAPGAIETDFGGGAVRDNADLNQQIASITALGRVGLPGDIGPMVASLLSDDNNWITGQRIEASGGMLL, from the coding sequence ATGAACAAGAAAGAATTCCCCGTCCGCGCCCAGCGTATCGCCCTCATCACCGGCGGCAGCCGCGGGCTTGGCCGCAACACGGCGGTGAACCTGGCCGCCAAAGGCACCGACGTTATCTTCACTTATCATTCGAACAAGGCCGAAGCCGACAGTGCCGTGCGCGCCATCGAGGCCCTCGGCCGCAAGGCGGTTGCCCTGCAGCTGGATGTGGGCGCCACCGCCAGCTTCAAGGCATTCGCAGCCCAGGTGAAAGAAGCCCTGCAGGCCAACTGGAATACCGGCCAGTTCGACCATCTCGTCAACAATGCCGGGGCCGGCCATCATGCCTCCTTCGCCGAGACGACCGAAGAAGCCTTCGATCAGCTTTCGAACACCCACTTCAAGGGCACCTTCTTCCTGACGCAGACCCTGCTGCCGCTGATCGCGGATGGCGGCCGGATCATCAATATCTCGTCGGGCCTCGCGCGTTTCAGCATGCCGGGTTATGCGGCCTATGCCGCCATGAAAGGCGCGATCGAGGTGCTGACCCGTTATCTCGCGAAGGAACTGGGGCCGCGCGGCATTGCCGTCAACACGGTTGCCCCCGGCGCCATCGAGACCGATTTCGGCGGTGGTGCGGTGCGCGATAATGCCGATCTCAACCAGCAGATCGCCTCGATCACGGCGCTTGGCCGGGTTGGTCTGCCGGGCGATATCGGTCCGATGGTCGCCTCACTCCTGTCGGACGATAACAACTGGATCACCGGCCAGCGCATCGAAGCGTCGGGCGGCATGCTCCTCTGA
- the ybaK gene encoding Cys-tRNA(Pro) deacylase, with translation MATETPATKALKAASVAFETRTYDYDPKGERVGLQAAEALGEEPSRVLKTLIAAVDGKPVCIILASDREASMKKVAAAFGGKSAAMMPVPEAERITGYKVGGVSPLGQRRRLPTCLDAAALEEPYVFVNGGKRGLQLRLLPADLHTATGASVAAITA, from the coding sequence ATGGCTACCGAAACCCCGGCAACGAAGGCTTTGAAGGCGGCGTCGGTCGCCTTCGAGACACGCACCTATGACTATGACCCGAAGGGCGAACGGGTAGGCTTGCAGGCTGCCGAAGCCTTGGGCGAGGAACCTTCACGCGTGCTGAAAACCCTGATCGCCGCGGTTGACGGCAAGCCCGTCTGCATCATCCTCGCGTCCGACCGGGAGGCCAGCATGAAAAAGGTGGCCGCTGCCTTCGGCGGCAAGAGTGCGGCCATGATGCCGGTGCCGGAGGCCGAGCGCATCACGGGCTACAAGGTTGGCGGGGTCAGTCCCCTGGGGCAGCGGCGGCGCTTGCCGACCTGCCTTGATGCGGCAGCGCTTGAAGAACCCTATGTGTTCGTCAATGGCGGCAAGCGCGGTCTGCAACTGCGCCTGTTGCCGGCCGACCTGCACACCGCCACCGGCGCCAGCGTTGCGGCCATCACGGCCTGA
- a CDS encoding monovalent cation:proton antiporter-2 (CPA2) family protein, whose product MTGEAITAAASAAHDGVNLLGIVVLLGAAVIAVPLFRRAGLGSVIGYLAAGLAIGPFGLGFFDDPQSIIHVAELGVVLFLFLIGLEMQPSRLWSMRGEIFGLGMLQVGMASAAMVWVGIALGFPVAQSFIAGAGFVLTSTAIVMQTLAERGQSDLPKGRRIVAIMLLEDLSIVPLLALVAFLAPGGAEATLADRLTGIAIGLGAIAALVVAGRYLLNPMFRILARFGAREVMTAAALLVVLGAALLMQAGGLSMAMGAFLAGVLLSESSFRHQLEADVEPFRGLLLGLFFLGVGMALDLDVIAANWQLIAVCVPAYMTLKMMVVYIVARIARADRREALERAALMSQGGEFAFVLYATAAQTGLISGQGNAILSAIIIVSMALTPLILLLHDRLVPEAGTSLDGVDEAKDLCANILLIGFGRVGQIVTQPLLARGHTVSIIETDAEMIREVVDYGFKVWYGDGTRLDILRTAGAADASLIIVAIDNPKSVTKIVDLVKHEFPLVPVIARAYDRVHAIELVKLGVDHQVRETVESALAMSREALTRLGDTGEDADELLASIRERDSERFDLDVTGGLQAGITMLIGNIDQHR is encoded by the coding sequence ATGACAGGGGAAGCGATCACTGCCGCAGCGAGCGCCGCACATGACGGGGTCAACCTGCTCGGTATCGTCGTCCTTCTGGGTGCCGCCGTGATCGCCGTGCCGCTCTTCCGCCGCGCCGGGCTTGGCAGTGTGATCGGCTATCTTGCCGCCGGTCTTGCCATCGGCCCCTTCGGGCTCGGCTTCTTCGACGATCCGCAGTCGATCATCCATGTGGCTGAGCTCGGCGTTGTCCTGTTCCTGTTCCTGATCGGGCTTGAAATGCAGCCCTCGCGGCTCTGGTCGATGCGCGGCGAGATTTTCGGGCTGGGCATGCTGCAGGTAGGCATGGCCAGCGCGGCGATGGTCTGGGTCGGTATCGCCCTCGGCTTCCCGGTGGCACAAAGCTTCATCGCGGGTGCTGGCTTCGTCCTCACCTCCACCGCGATTGTGATGCAGACGTTGGCAGAGCGCGGGCAATCCGACCTGCCGAAGGGCCGCCGCATCGTGGCCATCATGCTTCTCGAGGACCTGTCCATCGTGCCGCTTCTGGCGCTTGTCGCTTTCCTCGCCCCCGGCGGCGCGGAGGCGACCCTTGCCGACCGGTTGACCGGCATTGCCATCGGCCTTGGCGCGATTGCCGCCCTTGTCGTTGCCGGGCGGTATCTTCTCAATCCCATGTTCCGGATCCTTGCCCGTTTCGGCGCGCGCGAGGTGATGACGGCCGCCGCCCTTCTTGTTGTGCTTGGTGCCGCACTCCTGATGCAGGCCGGCGGGCTTTCGATGGCGATGGGCGCCTTCCTCGCCGGGGTGCTGCTTTCGGAAAGTTCGTTCCGGCATCAGCTTGAAGCCGATGTCGAGCCCTTCCGGGGGCTGCTTCTCGGTCTCTTCTTCCTCGGCGTCGGCATGGCGCTCGATCTGGACGTTATCGCTGCAAACTGGCAGCTGATCGCCGTCTGCGTGCCGGCCTACATGACGCTGAAAATGATGGTCGTCTATATCGTCGCCCGCATCGCGCGGGCTGACCGCCGCGAAGCGCTGGAGCGCGCTGCCCTGATGTCCCAGGGCGGCGAGTTCGCCTTCGTCCTGTACGCGACCGCAGCCCAAACCGGCCTCATCAGCGGCCAGGGAAACGCAATCCTTAGCGCGATTATCATCGTCTCGATGGCGCTGACGCCGCTGATCCTCCTCTTGCATGACCGACTGGTGCCCGAGGCCGGCACCTCGCTTGATGGTGTCGATGAGGCCAAGGACCTTTGCGCCAATATCCTGCTGATCGGGTTCGGGCGGGTCGGCCAGATCGTCACCCAGCCACTGCTGGCGCGCGGCCATACCGTATCGATCATCGAAACGGACGCCGAAATGATCCGCGAGGTTGTCGATTACGGCTTCAAGGTCTGGTACGGCGATGGCACCCGGCTCGATATCCTGCGGACAGCGGGCGCGGCAGACGCGAGCCTTATTATCGTGGCCATCGATAATCCGAAATCGGTGACAAAGATCGTCGATCTGGTGAAACACGAGTTTCCCCTCGTCCCCGTGATCGCCCGCGCCTATGACCGGGTGCATGCGATCGAGCTCGTCAAGCTCGGCGTCGATCATCAGGTGCGGGAAACGGTCGAAAGCGCGCTGGCCATGAGCCGCGAGGCCCTCACCCGCCTTGGCGACACAGGAGAAGACGCCGACGAACTGCTGGCTTCGATCCGCGAAAGGGATAGCGAACGGTTTGACCTTGATGTCACCGGCGGCCTGCAGGCCGGTATCACCATGCTGATCGGCAATATCGACCAGCACCGCTAA
- a CDS encoding PepSY-associated TM helix domain-containing protein → MPFRKLLYWPHLICGVLAGIVILTMSVTGVLLTYEKQMVAWSERQFDVVPPEGATALSPEELHAFASAVDPSRPVARLIYRNDPDAAVVAVRGRSDKLYLDPYTGRVIAEGPTAMQAFMQWTTQFHRWFALEGASRDTARMVTGAANLMFLFLALSGIYLWFPPVLRWVNVRKVLFFKKNANAHARDFNWHHVMGIWSVVPLVVITATATVFYYEWANNLVYRLAGEEVPVRGGRAPDKAPGTEAAALEGGVGLSAMLATASSHRQDWTSLTLAWPKPADPLVTFTLDWGMGGEPTKKGDLLIDRASGAVAGWAGFEDKTPASKARSMVRFLHTGEALGVIGQTIAGIVSLFSAIMVWTGIALAWRKYVTPLRRKRA, encoded by the coding sequence ATGCCCTTTCGCAAGCTGCTGTACTGGCCGCACCTGATCTGCGGTGTCCTCGCCGGCATCGTCATCCTCACCATGTCGGTCACCGGCGTGCTGCTGACCTATGAGAAGCAGATGGTGGCATGGTCCGAACGGCAGTTCGATGTGGTGCCGCCTGAGGGTGCCACGGCCCTGTCGCCCGAGGAACTGCACGCATTTGCCAGTGCGGTGGACCCGTCGCGGCCGGTCGCACGGCTGATTTACCGGAACGATCCTGATGCAGCTGTGGTGGCGGTGCGGGGGCGGAGCGACAAGCTCTATCTCGACCCCTACACCGGCCGCGTGATCGCCGAAGGGCCAACCGCCATGCAGGCCTTCATGCAATGGACCACGCAGTTCCACCGCTGGTTCGCACTTGAAGGTGCCTCGCGCGATACGGCCCGCATGGTGACGGGGGCAGCGAACCTGATGTTCCTGTTCCTCGCGCTTTCCGGCATCTATCTGTGGTTCCCGCCTGTGCTGCGCTGGGTGAATGTCCGCAAGGTGCTGTTCTTCAAGAAGAATGCAAATGCGCACGCGCGCGATTTCAACTGGCACCATGTGATGGGCATCTGGTCGGTCGTGCCGCTTGTGGTGATCACGGCAACTGCTACCGTCTTCTATTATGAATGGGCGAACAATCTGGTTTACCGGCTGGCGGGCGAGGAAGTGCCGGTGCGTGGTGGGCGTGCGCCGGATAAGGCCCCTGGGACAGAAGCAGCTGCATTGGAAGGGGGCGTCGGGCTTTCAGCCATGCTCGCCACTGCCAGCAGCCATCGGCAGGACTGGACCAGCCTCACGCTCGCCTGGCCGAAACCGGCGGACCCGCTGGTGACTTTCACGCTCGATTGGGGCATGGGCGGTGAACCCACGAAGAAGGGCGACCTGCTGATCGACCGGGCAAGCGGCGCGGTTGCCGGATGGGCCGGATTCGAGGACAAGACCCCCGCCAGCAAGGCCCGCAGCATGGTGCGCTTCCTGCACACCGGCGAGGCGCTTGGTGTGATCGGACAGACCATCGCCGGGATCGTGTCGCTTTTCTCCGCCATCATGGTCTGGACCGGGATCGCGCTCGCGTGGCGGAAATATGTGACGCCGCTTCGCCGCAAGCGGGCCTGA
- a CDS encoding ferredoxin--NADP reductase: MNLNVDLKARSSSAPTEEKVLSVTHWTDFLFSFRITRPQGFRFRSGEFVMLGLAGEGENAKPLMRAYSIASPNWDEEMEFFSIKVPDGPLTSRLQKIQPGDTVLLGRKPVGTLVMDALKPGRNLYLFSTGTGFAPFASVIRDPETYEKFEKVIVTHTCREVAELDYGKNLVRELQEHEYLGEMVEGRLFYFDSVTRETYSRMGRITSFIQSGDLYKELGLPQLDPAIDRAMICGSMDMLKDTKALMEAAGLEEGSNASPGEFVVERAFVG; the protein is encoded by the coding sequence ATGAATTTGAATGTCGACCTTAAAGCACGCTCGAGCTCGGCCCCGACCGAGGAGAAGGTTCTGTCCGTGACCCACTGGACGGATTTCCTTTTCTCGTTCCGGATCACCCGGCCGCAGGGCTTCCGCTTCCGGTCCGGCGAATTCGTCATGCTCGGTCTTGCCGGTGAAGGCGAAAACGCCAAGCCGCTGATGCGCGCCTATTCAATCGCCAGCCCCAACTGGGACGAGGAGATGGAATTCTTCTCGATCAAGGTGCCCGATGGTCCGCTGACCTCGCGCCTGCAGAAGATCCAGCCGGGCGATACCGTGCTTCTGGGCCGCAAGCCCGTGGGCACGCTCGTGATGGATGCGCTGAAGCCCGGTCGCAATCTCTATCTCTTCTCCACCGGCACCGGTTTCGCGCCGTTCGCGAGCGTCATTCGCGACCCCGAAACCTACGAGAAGTTCGAAAAGGTGATCGTGACCCACACCTGCCGTGAAGTGGCCGAGCTTGACTATGGCAAGAACCTCGTCCGCGAACTGCAGGAACACGAATATCTCGGCGAGATGGTCGAAGGCCGGCTTTTCTATTTTGATAGCGTGACCCGCGAGACCTATTCGCGCATGGGCCGCATCACCAGCTTCATCCAGTCGGGCGACCTTTACAAGGAACTCGGCCTGCCGCAGCTGGACCCGGCGATTGACCGCGCAATGATCTGCGGCTCGATGGACATGCTGAAAGACACCAAGGCGCTGATGGAAGCCGCCGGCCTTGAAGAGGGCTCGAACGCGTCGCCCGGCGAGTTTGTCGTCGAACGCGCCTTCGTCGGCTAA
- a CDS encoding acyl-CoA thioesterase has translation MEGSSMTPDHPLFAGPTRLADIVFPGDANHHGTLFGGTGLAHMDKVAFIAASRHAHVDFVTASCERIDFEAPAMIGDIVELTGSVVRVGRKSLSVEVDMVAEGPITGERRHCSRGIFNMVAVGPRLAAIGGVLPPLTPAPTAPVDPALHSAMVEIVFPERTSHYGSLYGGHALAAMGKAAFIAASRHSRKTVVMAGTERVDFTNQIQNGEVVITLPRILATGRSSVRVEVQLWAENLHTDVRRQCGRGEFVMVAVDATHRPVPLAQ, from the coding sequence ATGGAAGGCAGCAGCATGACCCCCGATCATCCCCTTTTCGCCGGCCCCACCCGGCTTGCCGATATCGTCTTCCCGGGCGACGCCAACCATCATGGCACGCTGTTTGGCGGGACTGGCCTCGCGCATATGGACAAGGTGGCCTTCATTGCCGCCTCGCGCCATGCCCATGTCGATTTCGTCACCGCCTCGTGCGAGCGGATCGATTTCGAGGCGCCGGCCATGATCGGCGATATTGTGGAACTGACCGGATCGGTCGTCCGCGTCGGGCGGAAGTCGCTTTCCGTCGAGGTCGATATGGTGGCGGAAGGGCCGATCACGGGCGAGCGCCGCCATTGCTCGCGCGGGATTTTCAACATGGTGGCGGTGGGGCCGCGCCTTGCGGCAATCGGCGGTGTGCTGCCGCCCCTGACGCCCGCGCCGACGGCACCGGTTGACCCGGCCCTGCATTCGGCGATGGTCGAGATCGTCTTCCCCGAACGCACCAGCCATTATGGCAGCCTGTATGGTGGCCATGCGCTTGCCGCGATGGGCAAGGCCGCTTTCATCGCGGCTTCGCGCCATTCCCGGAAAACCGTGGTGATGGCGGGCACCGAACGGGTCGATTTCACCAACCAGATCCAGAACGGCGAGGTGGTCATCACCCTGCCGCGAATCCTTGCCACCGGGCGCTCGTCGGTCAGGGTGGAGGTGCAGCTCTGGGCCGAAAACCTGCACACGGACGTGCGCCGCCAGTGTGGCAGGGGCGAATTTGTGATGGTCGCGGTGGACGCCACCCACCGTCCTGTGCCGCTTGCACAATGA
- a CDS encoding DUF2474 domain-containing protein yields the protein MAGEPDSEQRPLGKRLLWFAGLWLASVIALGIVAYGIRAVLL from the coding sequence ATGGCAGGGGAACCAGATAGCGAACAACGCCCGCTCGGCAAGCGGCTCCTTTGGTTTGCCGGGCTCTGGCTCGCCAGCGTCATCGCCCTCGGTATCGTTGCCTACGGGATCAGGGCCGTGCTGCTTTAG
- a CDS encoding cytochrome ubiquinol oxidase subunit I, which yields MPEFLTAELLARAQFAFTVSFHIVFPAFSIGLASYLAVLEGLWLKTGDEAYLTTFRYWLKIFAVAFGMGVVSGIVMSYQFGTNWAVYADKTGPVLGPLLGYEVLSAFFLEAGFLGIMLFGLERVGKKLHFMATLMVAVGTLFSAFWILSVNSWMQTPAGYGINEAGQFIVEDWWAVVFNPSFPYRLVHMTLAAYLTTAFVVGGVGAWHLLKDRSNRPARIMFSMAMWMALVVAPLQVIAGDMHGLNTLEHQPAKVAAMEGHWETGSRVPLLLFAVPDNEAEGNHFEIGVPALASVILKHDPDGVIQGLKDWPKEDRPPVFIVFWSFRIMVAIGFLMVGIGLWSLIARMRGKLYESPLLGKAAVLMAPSGFIAVLAGWVVTEVGRQPYTVYGLLRTADSLSPVEAPAVATSLAIFAVVYFIVFGAGTVYILRQMAERPGTPAHVPEGPTRAAAYTTDYVKLAEGGRHD from the coding sequence ATGCCGGAATTCCTGACGGCCGAACTACTTGCCCGTGCGCAGTTTGCCTTCACCGTTTCGTTTCACATCGTCTTTCCCGCCTTCTCGATCGGGCTTGCTTCCTATCTTGCCGTGCTCGAGGGCCTGTGGCTGAAGACGGGGGATGAAGCCTATCTCACCACCTTCCGCTATTGGCTGAAGATCTTCGCCGTCGCCTTCGGGATGGGGGTCGTCTCTGGCATTGTGATGAGCTACCAGTTCGGCACCAACTGGGCGGTCTATGCCGACAAGACGGGGCCGGTGCTCGGGCCCCTTCTCGGTTACGAGGTCCTTTCGGCCTTCTTCCTCGAAGCCGGGTTCCTTGGCATCATGCTGTTCGGGCTCGAACGCGTGGGCAAGAAGCTGCATTTCATGGCGACCCTCATGGTTGCCGTCGGCACGCTCTTCTCGGCCTTCTGGATCCTCAGCGTGAACAGCTGGATGCAGACCCCGGCGGGTTACGGCATCAACGAGGCCGGCCAGTTCATCGTCGAGGACTGGTGGGCGGTTGTTTTCAACCCCTCCTTCCCCTACCGGCTGGTTCATATGACGCTTGCCGCTTACCTCACCACCGCCTTCGTGGTTGGCGGGGTGGGTGCGTGGCATCTCCTCAAGGACCGCAGCAACCGCCCGGCGCGCATCATGTTCTCGATGGCCATGTGGATGGCGCTGGTCGTGGCACCCCTTCAGGTGATCGCGGGGGACATGCACGGGCTGAACACGCTTGAGCACCAGCCCGCCAAAGTGGCCGCGATGGAAGGCCACTGGGAAACCGGCAGCCGGGTGCCGCTTCTGCTGTTCGCGGTGCCGGACAACGAGGCCGAGGGCAACCATTTCGAGATCGGCGTGCCGGCGCTCGCGAGCGTCATCCTGAAGCACGACCCCGACGGCGTGATCCAGGGCCTGAAAGACTGGCCGAAGGAAGACCGCCCGCCCGTTTTCATCGTCTTCTGGTCGTTCCGCATCATGGTGGCCATCGGCTTCCTGATGGTCGGCATCGGCCTGTGGAGCCTGATCGCACGGATGCGCGGCAAGCTTTATGAAAGCCCGCTCCTCGGCAAAGCCGCTGTCCTGATGGCACCGTCCGGCTTCATCGCCGTGCTAGCGGGCTGGGTCGTCACCGAGGTCGGCCGCCAGCCCTATACGGTTTACGGCCTGCTGCGCACCGCCGATTCGCTTTCACCGGTGGAGGCCCCGGCCGTTGCCACCTCGCTCGCCATCTTTGCTGTCGTCTATTTCATCGTGTTCGGCGCGGGCACTGTCTACATCCTGCGCCAGATGGCCGAACGGCCCGGCACGCCAGCGCACGTCCCGGAAGGCCCGACCCGGGCCGCCGCCTACACGACCGACTATGTGAAGCTCGCCGAAGGAGGCCGCCATGATTGA
- a CDS encoding AraC family transcriptional regulator — MFAALREAAEAFTAPHQPEDGLIATPLADLVFMKCGVQTLPRHVLYKPALCVILSGAKEVTLSDRSLEYSEGKMLVVGIDLPARSGITKAPYLGMALELDAGIMREVIAGIDMQKAPPTEGGLGILVNQLSDPVADCLARLIRLFERPEAVPVLYPSLARELYYWLLTGPGAQEIRRLVLTTGHTQRIAKAIHALKSNYDQPIRIQDLAETACMSASSFHQHFKALTSMTPLQFQKQLRLLEARRLMTCEAANVTHAAFKVGYESTSQFSREYTRHFGISPKQDAMAVRGGTAQPSDPAGHAAGRAA, encoded by the coding sequence ATGTTCGCAGCCCTCAGAGAAGCCGCTGAAGCCTTCACCGCCCCCCACCAGCCGGAAGACGGGCTGATCGCCACGCCGCTGGCTGACCTTGTGTTCATGAAATGCGGGGTGCAGACCCTGCCCCGCCATGTGCTTTACAAGCCAGCCCTGTGCGTGATCCTGAGCGGTGCCAAGGAAGTCACCCTGTCGGACCGCAGCCTTGAATATTCGGAAGGCAAGATGCTGGTTGTCGGGATCGACCTGCCGGCGCGCAGCGGCATCACCAAGGCACCTTACCTGGGCATGGCGCTGGAGCTGGATGCCGGCATCATGCGCGAAGTGATCGCCGGGATCGACATGCAGAAAGCCCCCCCGACTGAAGGCGGGCTTGGCATCCTTGTCAATCAGCTGAGCGACCCGGTAGCCGATTGCCTTGCCCGGCTGATACGGCTGTTCGAGCGGCCCGAGGCCGTGCCGGTCCTCTACCCTTCACTCGCCCGCGAGCTTTATTACTGGCTGCTGACCGGCCCGGGCGCGCAGGAAATCCGCCGGCTGGTGCTGACCACCGGCCACACCCAGCGCATTGCCAAAGCGATCCATGCCCTGAAAAGCAATTATGACCAGCCGATCCGCATCCAGGACCTGGCAGAAACCGCCTGCATGAGCGCGTCATCATTTCACCAGCATTTCAAGGCGCTGACCTCGATGACGCCGCTGCAGTTCCAGAAGCAGCTGCGACTGCTGGAAGCGCGCCGCCTGATGACATGCGAGGCCGCCAACGTCACCCACGCCGCCTTCAAGGTCGGCTACGAGAGCACGTCGCAGTTCAGCCGGGAATATACCCGCCATTTCGGCATTTCACCGAAGCAGGATGCGATGGCAGTGCGAGGGGGGACGGCGCAGCCCTCGGACCCGGCAGGCCATGCTGCCGGGCGGGCGGCCTGA